A single window of Halotalea alkalilenta DNA harbors:
- a CDS encoding bifunctional diguanylate cyclase/phosphodiesterase, whose amino-acid sequence MQKPTQHHPPRHSPTRPLVSLKWRAIALTSLILLCLAVVLTYLSHSSFTRQFEERRLDWYDHQRSEIELALRRSSIELGRQASLLAALSPRDEEGDSTLDGLQRNLEAQWPTIQLTLDAHRLALFDASGRRYAYWGQEPQNYSPDWLQATLSRVLEEDEVITSIQCSSSCLQYAFTPILIGGESAGVLMINRSLADLTLSAQRATSDNVSLMIDGGIPVRQEELRYIPSWNGHLLTITNLEQTLPVLEVASSQVSIRELSVGSKRFNDGSRSYELFAMPLNEGDSEQAVGHLLVLSDITAEVRSIAADTNRLVIVMISGWLVAEALLLALLWRPMQRLRRLTQALPALATRDFARVRREIALPHARWPDEIDVLNHTALLITNRLAKLELDVEAHSAELAERIKELGRERDFVNRLLDTAEVLILLQNANGRITRVNRQAEQVTGIEAAALLGRDFAQVFLRSPEGGEEIDAHPQEALLEQPDLPPRVIAWYHAPLLDDSNRPQGQISVGIDVTERKHAERRLAWLANRDPLTQLYNRRYLEQALDRMIDQDGKGAVLFLDLDQFKEVNELSGHSSGDELLKRVAAALRHELEGQAVIARQGGDEFVLLVEGADEAKAVQVARRIEQALGAIEYYANGRRHRAIGSIGIALYPQHGATPVELLASADMAMYQAKESVHQRWHLLSALQAPRLALQQRVDGIERLRQALREERFVLELQPIVSLRGGSVNHYEALVRMVDEQGRLIQPGGFIPIAERCGLITEIDQWVMREGLALLRRLEPYGVHLAINLSAASLLDNRLLDRLDRMLATSGAPAERLTIEITETVAVTDIAQASRIMNGIRALGCKTALDDFGVGFSSFHHLRHLPTDVVKIDGSFIRQLATSHEDWLITKAITETALAFGKQVVAECVEDEETLKLLEKIGVTHAQGFYLGRPTQVSQLLARLEPQV is encoded by the coding sequence ATGCAAAAACCGACGCAGCACCATCCCCCCAGGCATTCGCCGACCCGCCCACTGGTCAGCCTGAAGTGGCGCGCCATCGCACTCACCAGCCTGATCCTGCTGTGTCTCGCGGTAGTGCTCACTTACCTGAGCCACTCGAGCTTCACGCGTCAGTTCGAGGAGCGCCGTCTCGACTGGTACGACCATCAGCGCAGCGAGATCGAACTCGCGCTCAGGCGCTCCTCGATCGAACTCGGCCGGCAAGCCAGCCTGCTCGCCGCGCTCTCTCCGCGCGACGAAGAGGGCGACAGCACCCTCGACGGCCTGCAACGCAATCTCGAGGCGCAGTGGCCGACCATTCAGCTGACCCTCGACGCCCACCGCTTGGCGCTGTTCGATGCAAGTGGGCGCCGCTATGCCTATTGGGGCCAGGAGCCACAGAACTACAGCCCCGACTGGCTGCAGGCCACCCTCTCCCGAGTGCTGGAGGAGGACGAAGTGATCACCTCGATCCAGTGTTCCTCGAGCTGCCTGCAATATGCCTTCACGCCGATCCTGATCGGCGGTGAAAGCGCCGGCGTGCTGATGATCAACCGCTCGCTGGCCGATCTGACCCTGAGCGCCCAGCGCGCCACCAGCGACAACGTCTCGCTGATGATCGACGGCGGCATCCCGGTGCGGCAGGAAGAGCTTCGCTACATCCCATCCTGGAATGGCCACCTGCTGACGATCACCAATCTCGAGCAGACGCTGCCGGTGCTGGAGGTCGCCTCCAGCCAAGTCAGCATCAGGGAGCTGAGCGTGGGCTCCAAACGGTTCAACGATGGGAGTCGCAGCTACGAGCTCTTCGCCATGCCGCTGAACGAGGGCGACAGCGAACAAGCGGTCGGGCATCTGCTGGTGCTCTCCGACATCACCGCGGAGGTGCGCTCGATCGCGGCCGATACCAACCGGCTGGTGATCGTGATGATCAGCGGCTGGCTGGTCGCCGAGGCGCTGCTGCTGGCCCTGCTGTGGCGCCCGATGCAAAGGCTCAGGCGGCTCACCCAGGCGCTGCCGGCGCTGGCCACGCGCGACTTCGCCCGGGTGCGCCGCGAGATCGCCCTGCCCCATGCCCGCTGGCCGGATGAGATCGATGTGCTCAACCACACAGCGCTCCTGATCACCAATCGTCTCGCCAAGCTCGAGCTCGACGTCGAGGCGCACAGCGCCGAACTCGCCGAGCGCATCAAGGAGCTCGGTCGCGAACGGGATTTCGTCAATCGGCTGCTCGATACCGCTGAGGTGCTGATCCTTTTGCAAAACGCCAATGGTCGGATCACTCGGGTCAACCGACAGGCCGAGCAGGTCACCGGGATCGAAGCCGCCGCTTTGCTCGGGCGCGATTTCGCCCAAGTGTTCCTGCGCAGCCCCGAGGGCGGCGAAGAGATCGATGCTCATCCCCAGGAAGCGCTGCTCGAGCAGCCGGACCTGCCGCCCAGAGTGATCGCCTGGTACCACGCGCCGCTGCTCGACGATAGCAACCGGCCACAGGGCCAGATCTCGGTCGGCATCGACGTCACCGAGCGCAAGCACGCCGAGCGCCGATTGGCCTGGCTGGCCAATCGCGATCCTTTGACCCAGCTCTACAACCGCCGCTATCTGGAACAGGCCCTCGATCGCATGATCGACCAGGACGGCAAAGGGGCGGTGCTGTTCCTCGACCTCGACCAGTTCAAGGAGGTCAACGAGCTGAGTGGACACAGCTCGGGAGACGAATTGCTCAAGCGGGTCGCCGCGGCACTGCGCCACGAGTTGGAAGGACAAGCGGTGATCGCCCGCCAGGGCGGTGATGAATTCGTACTATTGGTCGAGGGCGCCGACGAAGCCAAGGCGGTTCAGGTCGCTCGTCGCATCGAGCAGGCGCTGGGAGCGATCGAGTACTACGCCAACGGTCGCCGCCATCGCGCGATAGGCAGCATCGGCATCGCGCTCTATCCCCAGCATGGCGCCACCCCGGTGGAGCTCCTGGCCAGCGCCGACATGGCGATGTACCAGGCCAAGGAGAGCGTGCACCAGCGCTGGCACCTGCTCAGCGCGCTACAGGCACCGAGACTTGCGCTGCAGCAGCGGGTAGATGGGATAGAGCGGCTGCGCCAGGCGCTGCGCGAGGAGCGCTTCGTACTCGAGCTGCAGCCGATCGTCAGCCTGCGCGGCGGCTCGGTAAATCATTACGAGGCGCTGGTACGGATGGTCGATGAGCAGGGCAGGCTGATCCAGCCCGGAGGCTTCATCCCGATCGCCGAGCGCTGCGGGTTGATCACCGAGATCGACCAATGGGTGATGAGAGAGGGGCTGGCGCTGCTCAGGCGGCTGGAGCCCTACGGCGTCCATCTGGCGATCAATCTCTCGGCCGCTTCGCTGCTCGACAACCGCCTGCTCGACAGGCTCGACAGAATGCTCGCGACGAGCGGCGCGCCCGCCGAGCGGCTGACCATCGAAATCACCGAAACCGTGGCGGTGACCGATATCGCCCAGGCGAGCCGGATAATGAACGGCATCCGCGCATTGGGCTGCAAAACCGCGCTCGACGACTTCGGTGTCGGTTTCAGCAGCTTCCACCACCTGCGCCACCTGCCCACCGACGTGGTCAAGATCGACGGCAGTTTCATCCGCCAGCTGGCGACCAGCCACGAGGATTGGCTGATCACCAAGGCGATCACAGAGACCGCACTGGCATTCGGCAAGCAGGTGGTCGCTGAGTGCGTCGAGGATGAAGAAACCCTGAAACTGCTGGAAAAGATCGGCGTCACCCATGCCCAAGGCTTCTATCTCGGCCGACCGACACAGGTGAGCCAGCTACTCGCGCGCCTGGAACCGCAGGTGTGA